From a region of the Paenibacillus sp. R14(2021) genome:
- a CDS encoding S-layer homology domain-containing protein, which translates to MGKAKMTKKMVSLAMAGSLSLTSLGAVHAAAETDKTAADISGHWAEQDLKEWIAKGWIGGYGDGSFKPNGSVTRAEFVALVNRAFGFTAAGTAAFKDLKTTDWSYAEIQKAVKAGYLTGLQDGTIHPKAPITRQEIALIVERLLGLTPSEKAADFFSDAAAIPAWSKGAIGAVGAGGIMKGYEDNSFKPGSNASRAEAVVILNHAITVKPVASLFDKPGTFGPATGSQTIKGDVTITSPGVTLRNIVIEGNLTLAAGIGEGDAVLDHVTVKGTTTVSGGGEHSIHFVDSVLLKIVVDKGTGTVRIVAEGSTTVANVVVQSRVTIEESQLTGEGFTDVQLSKLLPKGAVVTLLGSFDDIDVSSTSVRIDIPRGDVHIFTVNEDSKDNDINLGNDAKVVKLVLNAAVDVFGGGTVETAQMNLDARTSTTFSSQPTNKVDEHGNPINPPSSGGGLTQGQIDQRAADSVISLIAALPAALNITLANEAAVTAASSAYDALTAAQKALVTNTGKLNEAKTKIADLKAQQLADQQAANAVIALIDALPATADLTVVHDEAAVKAASDAYGALTAAQQALVTNKSKLTAAITKIADLKAAAPVITQIGALPAADALTLGDEAAVTAADNAYNALTAAQKLLVTNAVKLTGAKAKIAALKAEQQADQQAAGDVIALINAIPAAAQLTLIHDEAAVTAADNAYNALTAEQKLLVTNTGKLAEAKAMIADLKAAALVITQIGALPAVNVLTLGDEAAVTAADSAYNALTAEQKLLVTNTSKLTAAKAMIADLKSAAPVVLQISALPAVDALTLGDEAAVTAVDNAYNALTAEQKLLVTNASTLTAAKAKIADLKAAALVITQIGALPAANALTLGDEGAVIAADNAYNALTAAQKLLVTNTSTLTTAKAKIADLKAAAPVISQIGALPAVNALTLGDEAAVIAADDAYNALTAAQKLLVTNTSTLTAAKAQIADLKAAALVIAQIGALPAANALTLGDEAAVTAADNAYNALTASQQLLVTNTSTLTAAKAKIADLKAAALVISQIGALPAVIVLTLGDEAAVTAADNAYNALTAAQKLLVTNTSTLTAAKAKIADLKAAALVTSQIDALPAANVLTLGDEAAVTAADNAFNALTAAQKLLVTNTSALTAAKLKIADLKAAALVTLQIGALPAANALTLGDEAAVAAADNAYNALTAAQKLLVTNTSTLTAAKAKIVDLKAAAPVITQISALPATNALTLGDEAAVTAADDAYNVLTAAQKQLVTNAGTLTAAKTKIAALKAQLLLDQQAANTVINQINALPATNVITLADEGAVQAASQAYAALTIAQQGLVTNKTILDDAVAKIAALYQSLFITSLSVTNFDFETVYATQARGESITITDTNFGSHPIQFTISDGIVTIPVDLNWDIPLNGLTTGQAVGSAVDSFIQQYCNDHHIDLGLRTLGAVGFGNTFSIFTFATGPQAHITLDGGYAAFFTSNQFYGTNDDTSKNRSFTVGDGNHTASIVLEWAYNDMDDMVADLNWQLQAANVAAKAVKVDATHFKLTLTANVTITIGGTNKGQFFDTFQLN; encoded by the coding sequence ATGGGAAAAGCAAAAATGACGAAGAAGATGGTCAGCCTTGCAATGGCGGGCTCACTTTCTCTCACGTCGCTTGGGGCGGTACATGCAGCAGCGGAAACAGATAAGACTGCGGCGGATATTAGCGGGCATTGGGCGGAGCAGGATTTGAAGGAATGGATCGCAAAGGGTTGGATCGGCGGATACGGCGATGGCAGCTTTAAGCCGAACGGAAGCGTGACGCGCGCGGAATTCGTTGCGCTCGTTAACCGTGCATTCGGCTTCACTGCAGCCGGCACTGCCGCGTTCAAAGATTTGAAGACAACCGACTGGAGCTACGCCGAAATTCAGAAAGCTGTTAAGGCGGGTTACCTAACCGGCCTTCAAGACGGCACCATCCATCCAAAGGCGCCGATTACCCGCCAGGAAATCGCGCTTATCGTCGAACGGCTGCTGGGCTTAACGCCTTCGGAGAAAGCAGCAGACTTCTTTAGCGATGCGGCGGCTATTCCGGCGTGGAGTAAAGGTGCCATTGGCGCTGTCGGAGCAGGCGGCATCATGAAAGGCTACGAAGACAACTCGTTTAAACCAGGCAGCAATGCTTCGCGTGCCGAAGCGGTCGTTATTCTCAATCACGCCATTACGGTGAAGCCGGTGGCATCTCTGTTTGATAAGCCGGGAACCTTCGGTCCGGCAACGGGCAGCCAAACGATTAAAGGCGATGTAACGATAACCAGTCCGGGAGTTACGCTGCGGAATATCGTGATTGAAGGCAATCTTACATTAGCGGCGGGGATCGGCGAAGGCGATGCAGTCTTGGATCATGTCACTGTGAAAGGTACGACAACGGTAAGCGGCGGCGGCGAGCACAGTATCCATTTCGTGGATTCCGTATTACTCAAAATCGTCGTCGATAAAGGGACGGGCACCGTCCGGATCGTAGCGGAAGGCTCTACGACGGTCGCTAACGTCGTCGTGCAGTCCAGAGTGACGATCGAAGAATCCCAATTGACCGGCGAAGGATTTACGGACGTGCAATTAAGCAAGCTGCTCCCCAAAGGCGCCGTAGTCACGCTGCTGGGCTCGTTCGACGATATTGACGTCTCGAGTACGAGTGTACGAATCGACATCCCGCGCGGCGATGTTCATATTTTCACCGTCAATGAAGATTCCAAAGATAATGATATTAATCTCGGCAATGATGCAAAGGTTGTAAAATTGGTGCTGAACGCTGCTGTTGACGTTTTTGGCGGAGGAACGGTAGAAACGGCTCAAATGAACCTAGATGCGAGAACGTCCACAACCTTTTCTTCCCAGCCGACTAACAAGGTCGATGAACATGGCAATCCGATTAACCCGCCTTCTTCCGGCGGAGGCCTGACGCAGGGGCAAATCGACCAGCGTGCAGCGGACAGCGTTATCTCGCTAATAGCGGCGCTTCCCGCGGCGTTAAACATTACGCTTGCGAACGAAGCGGCTGTAACGGCGGCAAGCAGTGCCTATGACGCACTAACAGCGGCGCAGAAGGCGCTGGTTACCAATACGGGCAAGCTGAACGAAGCGAAGACGAAAATCGCGGATCTGAAAGCCCAGCAGCTAGCCGACCAGCAGGCTGCAAACGCGGTCATCGCACTAATCGACGCGCTCCCGGCGACAGCTGACCTTACGGTTGTTCACGATGAAGCAGCCGTGAAGGCGGCAAGTGATGCTTACGGTGCTTTAACGGCAGCGCAGCAAGCACTCGTCACCAATAAGAGTAAGCTGACGGCAGCCATAACCAAGATCGCCGACCTCAAAGCGGCAGCACCCGTGATTACGCAAATCGGCGCGCTTCCGGCAGCCGATGCGCTCACGCTAGGAGACGAGGCAGCGGTAACGGCAGCGGATAACGCGTATAACGCGCTGACCGCGGCGCAGAAGCTGCTTGTCACGAATGCGGTCAAACTTACAGGGGCCAAAGCAAAAATCGCCGCGCTCAAAGCCGAGCAGCAAGCGGATCAGCAAGCTGCCGGCGACGTCATCGCCTTAATCAACGCGATTCCAGCAGCCGCTCAGCTAACGCTGATTCACGATGAAGCAGCAGTAACAGCGGCGGATAACGCATATAACGCGCTGACGGCCGAGCAGAAGCTGCTTGTCACGAATACGGGCAAGCTCGCAGAAGCGAAGGCAATGATCGCTGATCTCAAAGCGGCAGCACTCGTGATTACGCAAATCGGCGCGCTCCCTGCAGTGAACGTACTTACGCTCGGAGACGAAGCAGCAGTAACAGCAGCGGATAGCGCGTATAACGCACTGACCGCTGAGCAGAAGCTGCTGGTCACGAATACGAGCAAACTCACGGCTGCGAAGGCCATGATCGCCGATCTCAAATCGGCAGCTCCGGTGGTATTGCAAATCAGTGCGCTTCCGGCAGTGGACGCTCTGACGCTCGGAGACGAGGCGGCAGTAACCGCAGTGGATAACGCGTATAACGCGTTGACGGCCGAGCAGAAGCTGCTGGTCACGAATGCGAGCACGCTCACGGCAGCGAAGGCAAAAATCGCCGATCTCAAAGCGGCAGCACTCGTGATTACCCAAATCGGCGCGCTCCCAGCAGCGAACGCACTGACGCTCGGAGACGAGGGGGCGGTAATAGCAGCGGATAACGCATATAATGCTTTGACCGCGGCTCAGAAGCTGTTGGTGACGAATACGAGCACGCTCACGACAGCGAAGGCAAAGATCGCCGATCTTAAAGCAGCAGCTCCTGTCATCTCTCAAATCGGCGCGCTCCCAGCAGTGAACGCACTGACGCTCGGAGACGAGGCGGCAGTAATAGCAGCAGATGACGCATATAACGCGCTGACGGCTGCACAAAAACTGCTCGTTACGAATACGAGCACGCTCACGGCAGCGAAGGCACAGATTGCCGATCTTAAAGCGGCAGCTCTTGTCATCGCTCAAATCGGTGCACTCCCTGCAGCGAACGCACTGACGCTCGGAGACGAAGCAGCAGTAACAGCAGCAGATAACGCGTATAACGCGCTGACGGCTTCTCAGCAGCTGTTAGTCACGAATACGAGCACGCTCACTGCAGCGAAGGCAAAGATCGCCGACCTTAAAGCGGCAGCACTCGTAATCTCGCAAATCGGCGCACTCCCTGCAGTGATCGTACTAACGCTCGGAGACGAAGCAGCAGTAACAGCAGCAGATAACGCGTATAATGCTTTGACCGCGGCGCAGAAGCTGCTGGTCACAAATACGAGCACACTGACGGCAGCGAAGGCAAAGATCGCTGATCTTAAAGCGGCAGCACTCGTGACCTCTCAAATCGATGCACTTCCTGCAGCGAATGTACTGACGCTCGGAGACGAAGCAGCAGTAACAGCAGCAGATAACGCGTTTAACGCTTTGACCGCGGCACAGAAGCTGCTAGTCACAAATACGAGCGCACTGACGGCAGCGAAGTTAAAGATCGCTGATCTTAAAGCGGCAGCACTCGTGACCTTGCAAATTGGTGCACTCCCGGCAGCGAATGCGCTGACGCTTGGAGACGAGGCCGCAGTAGCAGCAGCGGATAACGCGTATAATGCGCTGACGGCTGCACAAAAACTGCTTGTTACGAATACGAGCACGCTCACGGCAGCGAAGGCAAAGATCGTCGACCTCAAAGCGGCAGCTCCTGTGATTACGCAAATCAGCGCGCTTCCGGCAACGAACGCACTGACGCTCGGAGACGAGGCAGCAGTAACAGCAGCGGATGACGCGTACAACGTGCTGACAGCAGCTCAAAAACAGCTGGTCACGAATGCGGGCACGCTCACGGCAGCGAAAACCAAAATCGCCGCGCTCAAAGCCCAGCTGCTGCTGGATCAACAAGCTGCAAACACAGTAATCAACCAAATCAATGCACTTCCGGCAACCAATGTTATTACTTTGGCCGATGAAGGGGCAGTGCAGGCTGCAAGCCAAGCTTATGCTGCACTCACCATCGCACAGCAAGGTTTGGTGACCAATAAAACCATACTGGACGACGCAGTTGCGAAAATCGCTGCGCTGTACCAATCGCTGTTCATCACGAGTCTGTCCGTGACGAATTTTGATTTTGAAACGGTGTACGCAACACAGGCAAGAGGGGAAAGCATCACGATCACCGACACGAATTTCGGATCACACCCGATTCAATTCACGATTAGCGACGGCATAGTTACGATTCCGGTTGATTTGAACTGGGATATTCCGCTGAATGGGCTCACAACCGGACAGGCGGTAGGATCGGCAGTCGACAGCTTTATCCAGCAGTACTGCAATGATCATCATATTGATCTAGGCCTGCGTACGCTGGGAGCCGTCGGTTTCGGAAATACGTTCTCCATCTTTACGTTTGCGACAGGACCGCAAGCACATATTACGCTTGACGGCGGCTACGCGGCTTTCTTCACGAGTAATCAATTCTATGGGACCAATGATGATACTAGTAAGAATCGTTCATTTACGGTTGGAGATGGTAACCATACGGCATCGATCGTGCTGGAGTGGGCTTATAACGACATGGACGATATGGTTGCTGATCTGAATTGGCAGCTTCAAGCAGCGAATGTCGCAGCCAAAGCCGTTAAGGTAGATGCGACGCATTTCAAACTAACCTTAACCGCTAATGTGACAATCACCATAGGCGGGACGAACAAAGGACAGTTTTTCGACACGTTCCAACTTAACTAA